TCCCAACGCCACCATCAAGATCATTACCAAGTTTGATGTGGATGCAGAAACAGGCAAGAAGAAAAAAGCGATCGACACATTTGTTTATCATCTTGAATTATGCACCATGTGTAATTTATGTGTAGAGGCTTGTCCAACAGGTGCAATTAAGATGGCGCAAACTTTTGAACACAGTGTGTTCGACAGAAGTAAACTGACAAAGACATTGAACCAACCCGGATCGAAGATCAGGGAAGGTGTTGAATAATTGAATATTGGTTTTATAACGAACTGAAATGACTGCATCACAAATTATATTTTATCTCATCTCAGCTTTTATTCTGAGCATGGGTGTGCTATCAGTAACCACGAGAAAAATTTTCCGTTCGGCTATCTGGCTGCTGTTTTCATTAGTTGGAATAGCCGGTCTTTATTTCTGGATGGACGTGCAGTTTATTGCTGCAGTACAAATTGTAGTGTATGTAGGCGGTATTGTTGTACTCATTATCTTTTCCATTTTTCTAACGCAGCAATCGGGCAAGGAAATGCCTAAAGCACCATTGGTAAGAACTATCGCCGGTGCATTGGCCGTATTGTTTGGCTTTGCGTTTACTTATTTGTTAATTGATCAATATGGCTTTGTCACCATTGACCAGTCCTTTGATAATGATGTTGCACGCATTGGTAAAGCAATGTTGAATACAGAACAAGGTGGCTACTCCTTACCATTTGAAGTAGTGAGTATGTTATTACTGGCAGCCATGGTTGGTTGCATTGTTATTGCATTAAAAACAAAACCTGAAGAAAAATGAGCGAAGTTCCTGTAACACATATTTTATTTGTCAGCACGGCCCTGTTCTTTATTGGCATGTATGGTTTGTTTACAAGAAGAAACATGATCACCATGCTCATGGCCATTGAATTAATGCTGAACAGCGTCAACATCAACTTTGTAGCCTTCAATAAATATTTGTATCCCGATAAATTAGACGGCATCTTCTTTACCATCTTCATAATTACGATTGCAGCTGCAGAAGCAGCCGTAGCGATTGCCATCATCATCAATCTCTACCGCAGTCATAATTCAATTGATGTGGAAGACGCCACTGAACTGAAATACTAAGACATGAATTACTCTTCATACATCGCATTGATTCCTTCACTACCGCTTGCAGCATTTGTGTTGCTCGGAATGTTTGGCAGGAAATACATGAATCAATCAGCAGGCATTATTGGAACAGGTTTGCTGTTGATCTCAACTGTGCTTTCCATTTACACAGCTTATCAGTATTTTTTTGTTGATGGTAAAGTGGGTGATACTTATCAAACCATCACTGCATTTAAATTCACCTGGTTATCGTTTTCTGAAAATGTTTCCATCGACATGGGTGTCATCCTCGATCCTATTTCGGTGATGATGTTGGTAGTGGTAACATTTGTTTCACTGATGGTGCACATCTTCAGCCTTGGATATATGAAAGGCGAAGAACGTTTTGCAACGTACTATGCATTCCTCGGCTTGTTTACTTTTTCAATGTTAGGATTGGTGGTGTCATCTAATCTTTTCCAGATATATATGTTCTGGGAATTGGTAGGTGCATCATCTTATTTACTCATTGGTTATTATTTCCAGAAACCATCAGCCGTGGCTGCATCAAAAAAAGCATTCATTGTTACACGCTTTGCTGATCTTGGTTTTCTCATCGGCATATTAGTATTAGCATTTTATGGTGAAAGTTTAGACTTCAACACCATTATACAAAATTTAACGGCGCAGCAATCATCACAGTTTGTTGCCATCACATCTGCATCATTCATTGGCATATCTGCATTAACAT
The DNA window shown above is from Lacibacter sp. H375 and carries:
- the nuoK gene encoding NADH-quinone oxidoreductase subunit NuoK gives rise to the protein MSEVPVTHILFVSTALFFIGMYGLFTRRNMITMLMAIELMLNSVNINFVAFNKYLYPDKLDGIFFTIFIITIAAAEAAVAIAIIINLYRSHNSIDVEDATELKY
- a CDS encoding NADH-quinone oxidoreductase subunit J family protein yields the protein MTASQIIFYLISAFILSMGVLSVTTRKIFRSAIWLLFSLVGIAGLYFWMDVQFIAAVQIVVYVGGIVVLIIFSIFLTQQSGKEMPKAPLVRTIAGALAVLFGFAFTYLLIDQYGFVTIDQSFDNDVARIGKAMLNTEQGGYSLPFEVVSMLLLAAMVGCIVIALKTKPEEK
- a CDS encoding 4Fe-4S binding protein encodes the protein MFLKQYIKDVWGAMKSLATGMKRTGYYFTHHKEIITEQYPDNRDTLVLPERFKGEVVMIHDENNEHACTGCTACELACPNATIKIITKFDVDAETGKKKKAIDTFVYHLELCTMCNLCVEACPTGAIKMAQTFEHSVFDRSKLTKTLNQPGSKIREGVE